Proteins found in one Aneurinibacillus uraniidurans genomic segment:
- the hslU gene encoding ATP-dependent protease ATPase subunit HslU, protein MNKAERFTPKQIVEQLDQFIVGQKQAKRSVAIALRNRYRRSLLQESIRDEIVPKNILMIGPTGVGKTEIARRLAKLTGAPFIKVEATKFTEVGYVGRDVESMVRDLVETSIRIVKAEKMETVKDRAETLANERLVQLIVPGKADNKSYKNPLEMFFGGQQSSTSSHTEFEDASVVQQRRQVAHQLAMGQLEDTIVEIEVEDAAPSMFDMFAGSGMDQMGMNMQEMLGNLLPKKMKKRKLPVREARKALTTQEAQKLIDMDDVIQESVMRAEQSGIIFIDEIDKIAGKESNSAQVSREGVQRDILPIVEGSTVMTKYGPVKTDYVLFIAAGAFHMAKPSDLIPELQGRFPIRVELDSLKVEDFVQILTEPKNALTKQYIALLETEGIKVEFSDDAIKEIAKLAADVNQNTDNIGARRLHTILEKLLEDLSFEASDVTLEKVAITPQYVREKLATIVEDRDLSRYIL, encoded by the coding sequence TTGAATAAGGCAGAACGTTTTACTCCGAAACAAATTGTTGAGCAGCTGGATCAGTTTATTGTCGGACAAAAACAGGCGAAGCGTTCTGTGGCGATCGCGCTGCGTAATCGTTATCGCCGCAGCCTGCTGCAAGAATCGATTCGTGATGAAATCGTCCCAAAAAATATTTTGATGATTGGACCGACTGGTGTCGGCAAAACTGAAATTGCTCGCAGGCTGGCTAAACTCACTGGAGCACCGTTTATCAAAGTAGAAGCTACTAAATTCACCGAGGTCGGCTATGTGGGGCGGGACGTGGAATCTATGGTCCGTGACCTAGTTGAAACTTCCATTCGGATTGTGAAAGCTGAGAAGATGGAGACTGTGAAGGACCGGGCGGAAACACTTGCGAATGAACGTCTTGTTCAGTTAATCGTACCAGGAAAAGCAGATAACAAGTCGTATAAAAATCCATTGGAGATGTTTTTCGGTGGACAGCAGTCTTCTACTTCTTCCCATACAGAGTTTGAAGATGCTTCAGTAGTTCAGCAGCGTAGACAGGTTGCGCATCAATTGGCAATGGGTCAGTTGGAAGACACCATTGTAGAAATTGAGGTTGAAGATGCAGCTCCGTCAATGTTTGATATGTTTGCTGGTTCAGGTATGGACCAGATGGGAATGAACATGCAAGAGATGCTGGGCAATCTGCTTCCGAAGAAAATGAAAAAACGGAAACTCCCGGTTCGCGAAGCTCGTAAAGCTTTGACAACACAGGAAGCGCAAAAATTAATCGACATGGATGATGTCATTCAAGAATCTGTTATGCGGGCAGAACAGAGTGGAATTATCTTTATCGATGAAATTGACAAAATCGCTGGAAAAGAATCAAATAGCGCACAAGTTTCGCGTGAAGGTGTACAGCGTGATATCTTGCCGATTGTGGAAGGGTCAACTGTAATGACGAAGTACGGTCCGGTTAAGACAGACTATGTGTTGTTCATTGCAGCCGGGGCCTTCCATATGGCGAAGCCTTCTGATTTAATTCCGGAGTTACAGGGGCGCTTTCCGATTCGTGTAGAGTTAGATAGCTTGAAGGTCGAGGACTTTGTGCAAATTTTAACAGAACCAAAAAATGCCCTGACTAAGCAATATATAGCATTATTAGAAACTGAAGGAATAAAAGTGGAATTTTCTGACGATGCTATTAAAGAGATTGCGAAACTAGCAGCTGACGTAAATCAGAATACCGATAACATCGGAGCAAGAAGGCTGCATACGATTCTTGAGAAGCTGCTAGAAGACCTTTCATTCGAAGCTTCGGATGTTACGCTTGAAAAAGTGGCGATTACGCCGCAATACGTACGAGAAAAGCTTGCAACAATTGTAGAAGATCGCGATCTGAGTCGCTATATTTTGTAA
- the flgB gene encoding flagellar basal body rod protein FlgB → MLITPTFSALEKALDAASMRQKTINNNIANVNTPYYQAQSVTFESELQKAMQKSPTSFSAYRTDSKHLAFGLPNINDVQPQLQVDSSTGPMQNSANNVDLDYEMSNLARNQLWYNALAQQAGGNLAKLRMVIGGK, encoded by the coding sequence ATGCTTATTACACCAACGTTTTCTGCTTTAGAAAAAGCATTGGATGCAGCTTCAATGAGACAAAAGACCATAAATAACAACATTGCTAACGTAAATACCCCGTATTATCAGGCGCAGAGTGTTACTTTTGAATCGGAGTTGCAAAAAGCGATGCAAAAGTCACCGACATCTTTTAGTGCATATAGGACTGACTCGAAACATTTAGCTTTTGGACTGCCCAACATTAATGATGTACAGCCTCAACTCCAAGTAGATTCTTCAACAGGCCCTATGCAGAATTCAGCAAATAATGTAGATTTAGACTATGAAATGTCGAATCTTGCACGCAATCAGCTTTGGTATAATGCGTTAGCGCAGCAGGCAGGCGGGAATTTGGCTAAACTTCGCATGGTTATTGGGGGTAAATAA
- the codY gene encoding GTP-sensing pleiotropic transcriptional regulator CodY: protein MDLLSKIRRINGMLQKTAGHPVNFMEMAEVLSEIIEANTFVLSRKGKILGHALAQEIDNERIRKMLEERRFPGDYSTQLLRVDETSANLDIESPYTAFPVEMKDLFRKSQTTIVPVIGGGDRLGTLVLARVNGQFVDDELALAEVGATVVGMEILRERAEEIEQEARSKAVVQMAIGSLSYSELEAVEHIFEELDAKEGLLVASKIADRVGITRSVIVNALRKLESAGVIESRSLGMKGTYIKILNEKLLPELEKLKTS from the coding sequence ATGGACTTACTGTCAAAAATCCGTCGCATCAATGGTATGCTTCAAAAAACAGCAGGACATCCGGTTAACTTTATGGAGATGGCGGAAGTGTTAAGCGAGATTATTGAGGCGAATACATTCGTATTAAGCCGCAAAGGTAAAATTCTTGGCCATGCGCTTGCGCAGGAAATCGACAATGAACGCATCCGTAAGATGCTAGAAGAACGCCGCTTTCCGGGAGATTACAGCACACAATTGCTTCGTGTGGATGAAACATCCGCCAACCTGGATATCGAAAGTCCATATACGGCTTTCCCTGTGGAAATGAAAGATTTATTCCGTAAAAGCCAGACGACGATTGTTCCGGTCATTGGTGGTGGAGATCGTCTTGGCACACTCGTATTAGCACGAGTCAATGGGCAGTTTGTTGATGACGAGTTAGCACTTGCAGAAGTAGGAGCTACGGTTGTTGGTATGGAAATCCTGCGTGAGCGAGCTGAAGAAATCGAACAAGAAGCACGCAGCAAGGCTGTTGTACAGATGGCTATCGGTTCTCTTTCGTATAGTGAACTAGAAGCGGTGGAACATATTTTTGAAGAATTGGATGCAAAAGAAGGTCTTCTCGTTGCGAGTAAGATCGCAGACCGGGTTGGTATTACGCGATCAGTGATTGTAAACGCTCTGCGTAAATTGGAAAGTGCTGGTGTTATCGAATCCCGCTCTCTTGGGATGAAAGGCACCTATATTAAGATTTTGAATGAAAAGCTCCTCCCAGAGTTGGAGAAATTAAAGACTTCGTAA
- the hslV gene encoding ATP-dependent protease subunit HslV: MDMTFHATTIFAVRHNGSGAMAGDGQVTFGNSVVMKQTAKKVRRLHHGQVIAGFAGSVSDAITLFEKFEAKLEEYHGNLQRAAVELAKDWRLDKVLRKLEALMIVMNSDHMLLISGNGEIIEPDDGILAIGSGGNYALAAGRALKQHAEGMTAREIATAALTVAADICVYTNHNLVVEEIN; encoded by the coding sequence ATGGATATGACTTTTCATGCGACAACGATTTTTGCGGTGCGGCATAATGGTAGTGGAGCAATGGCCGGTGATGGGCAAGTCACGTTTGGCAATAGCGTAGTGATGAAGCAAACGGCTAAGAAAGTTCGTCGGCTGCACCATGGTCAGGTCATCGCAGGATTTGCTGGTTCGGTTTCAGATGCCATTACACTGTTTGAGAAGTTTGAAGCCAAGCTTGAAGAATATCACGGGAATTTGCAGCGTGCAGCCGTCGAGCTGGCTAAAGACTGGCGGCTTGATAAAGTGCTGCGCAAGCTCGAAGCGCTTATGATCGTGATGAACAGCGACCATATGCTGCTTATTTCCGGTAACGGCGAAATTATTGAGCCGGATGACGGGATTCTCGCGATTGGTTCAGGTGGGAATTATGCGCTGGCAGCAGGACGTGCGCTTAAGCAGCATGCAGAAGGGATGACGGCGCGGGAAATCGCGACGGCAGCTCTTACGGTAGCAGCGGATATTTGCGTGTACACGAATCATAATTTAGTTGTAGAAGAAATCAACTAA